The region ACCTGGTTCTACGAAGAATTGGGTAGCGGCGTTTGCGGTAAATGTAGAAGAGCCAATCATTAAGACTGGTGGCGGCCGTGGCGGAGGAGCTTGGGGCAGCATACTGGTCATACCATCCACAATAATAGCCGTGGCAGATGGAGCAAGCGAAACAGAAGTTCCACCCCCTATATTGATTGCGGGGCCTCCAGCTTGAAGGGTCTGCGAGCCCACTACAACTACTGAAGATGGCCCTAGTACAACGGGGTTTGTTCCAATCGAACCGACAATAGTGCGAGTGGGCTCGGGAGGGTTCAGGATATTGTGTCCATCGCCACTTCCACCGCGTACTTGAGTTGCAGAAACCGGTTCGGGCCGATTGTTTGGTTTGATGCTGGCGGAAGTGGGCTTGGTGTTTGGGAGATTCCAGTCAGTGAGTGCAGCGGGGGGGGATTGTGGAAGTTCGTCACCCCAGTTGTTTACGATAACAGGGTGGTCGTCCCACCCTAGAACAGACGACTCGACGTGGATGATGAGTGGGTTCAAAAGAGGCCGGTTCCGATAGTATAGGTCGACCACGATTATAACAGTCACCACGGCTTGTAGCTGTCCAGCGTCGCATGCCGACTGCGGTATTTGTTCGAGGAACCCATCTGGCAGTGGGCCTGTTGCAGTACTTTCATCTTGGATACCCTTCAACCAATATGGGTAAGCTTGGACAGAACGCAGCTGTACGGTCTCAGTCTTGTTTCCAGACTCAACTTCGTAGGCCGTAAAGTAGACAAAGGGAGTAGCAGAAGTCTGGGTCTGAGTAATGTTTGGCGCAAGAGTAATAGTGGCAGTGGCCGATGAAAAAGTTTCCGGGTTATACACATCGTATAGCGTGGCATCCGAAACAGGTATAACATTGCCCGCGGGGAAAGGAACGATACCAGAAGACCGATAAGCGATAGATGTAGTCGCAGCAGTGGGTTTCCCTGTGTAAGCCTCACACATCGTGATGGTGTAATCGTATTCGGGATAATAGGACTCAGTAACGGTACATGACCAATCATGCTCTAATGCAAAAGACGCATCAAACGGGGTCGGATTGGGTACAAGAGTATATGACTTCGTGTTGGTGAAGTTCAATATCTCGGTGGTCATCGTTGCCACCTCGTAGCTATAAGTTGCGGGAAACCAGTAGTCCACAGTGGCATTGGGAATGTTGATCGTGCATGCTGCATTAGAAGCAAGAGTAGTGAGCGTTGCAGTGTCATCGATGGGAAAGGGTGCTATTGACGGAGCACCAGATTGTGACAGTGTTATATCAAGAGGGCCGTTCGATGTTGCTAACGCTGTGGGGTTCGAAAGAATGGACAGATCCTGTGGTCCAGAAGTTGACGTGACGGTCGGTTGCGTGACGGCATACTCGTCAGGGACTCCGGCACCAGAGCTGTTGAGGCTCTGCAGTGGTTTCTCATAAGAAGCAACTGGAAGATTTCCTAGCAGTGTTGCCGAAGCAGTCACAGACAACGTTGTTGTGAAGGTGACGTTGGAATAAGGGGCTTGATGGGTTGATTAGCACGCAACGGTACAAAGCCACAAGGCTGGATAGGAGTGTTTTACCAGCGCTACCGTGGCGAGGGAACACGGCTCCCGTTGCAAAAGAAGCGAAGAATAGCGTGCCAAGGGCGTTGGATAGGACCATATCTACTGTAGGTTGCTGCTCAGGCACTCACTTTGCAGACAACGACTGTCGTGACCCCCAAGCGTCCCGAGAGGATGGTGGACAGACGATAGTGCAGCTGGGCCAATCTGGGTGAGCGGGTCCAGTCATTATTGACCTACCGACGGCACAGTTTGACGATGGCCCAAGAGAAAGCTACCGGAAGATCATCGCAACAGGAGCTAGGAGTGAAGACCCTGCGCGCAGTCCAACAAGTCCTTGTACGACGCATCCTTTTTCGTTCCAATACGGACTAGATTAGGCGTCCAGTTTGTAGGCGAAAAACGAAATTACCAATGGCATTGTACAGGGCCTCGCAGAACATGATCCTTTTGGTCCTTTCTACGTCAAGGGCGGGTGACATGCAGGTCCACGCCCTGCTCTCCTGATGTGTAGGGATAAGCCACTAGAAGCCGGCCTGCCTTTCTAGGCGTGGGCGATTGTTTGTAGGTTATTGACACGGACACGTGCTCACCCCACAGTACCGATAGGAATCCATCGATGTTGCCCATGGCTACCTACAGAGTTCAATAGGCCATCTGAAAAGTAAGGATGACTAGAAAGACTAGAAAGAGGCTTGAAGTCGTTAAAAGCTTCGTCGCTGCTCGGTCGGGTGAGACGCACCCGTTCCGCCCTCGCTAAACCATGCCTACGACCCGACAGACTACTAGAAGTTGGTTTAATTGTACATCATGCGAGGCCAGCGGGAGGGCATCATACTGTCGATTTGCGGCTCTCGCATTGATTGACACGCCACGTTAAGAGGACGCAGGTGAGGTGCAGAAACAACGCAGCATCCAATCCAGCACTATGGAACGAATATGCCGGCTTATTACTGGGGTTCTGCCCGCCTGGACTGTTGAGCATGCTGATTGCGTAGAGGGATTTGGGAAAAGCGTGCCGATCTGCCAGACTAGGAAAAGAAAAGGGCAGCGAAAGCGAGTGCGCAATGCGAAGGGTGAAGGGCGAAGGGATCTAGAACTATTGTTTCAAGCTTGCAGTGGGAGTGGCTGGCGGAACGTCCGGACTGGGGGCATCGTACGgtggcagcagcagcgccACGGCGGGCTCCACGAAGACTGCGGACGCCCCCCCCCCCAGATTGCGCGGGCAGCGCGAACCGTTCTCGATGGCTCTATGGGATGAAACGAGGGGTCGGAAGGGTGGCAGGCGCCCTCACAGGCATGATCATATGGCTTCATCTATCCTGCTGCGGAAGAAATGCCGGCTGAAAGCAACGGGAGCATTAGGGCACACGTCGTGCGCAACAGAAGAACAAGCTCGGCGCGCGGTTCAGCGTAGGGTAGCATGGTGACGGCGCACAACAGACGGCGCACAGGGAGGGCCCGCTGCCGCTCAGAATGTTTTGGTACGTCGCAGCAGACGGTGGGTGCTGATAAGGTGAAAAGAGCCGTGGTGGTGGCCAAGGGACAAAGTTTGTTAGTTAGAGGCATTTGTGCAATATAGCCCTGCCCTGCTCTCGGCTGAGGGTTGGTTGCAGGGTCCGGCCAATCTGGGTCAACTCGATACCAAGTGCTTTTGCGTAGGGTTCCTCGGCCTCCTCGTCTCTCCTCATTTCTCCATCTTGTGTCGCTGGCGGGGACAGACAATGCCATCCGGTGATGCCGCTCGCTTCAAGACTGTGGTTGAGTGGCTCCAGTTGCAGCTTCCACGCCGCTTAGTCACGGAACATGCTCCCTTTGCCAGGCCCTCGCGCCTTCCTCACGACAACATGCGCCTTCCTCGCCGCCACGCTGTTTATGCCAAGCCACGCCGACTATGTCCAGAAGAACATCACCAAGACGCCTAACTTCAAGCTGCTGCCGGATGTCGCTTCGGTACCCGCGCCTGTCTCGGTCGCGCCAGATCAGAGCTGGATGGGCATTGATGGCGCATGGAACACGTTCAGTCTGCTCGTAGGGGACCCCCCGCAGAGTGTACGCGTACTCGTCTCGACCGCCAGCCAGCAGATATGGGTAATCAACCGCATGGCCTGTATCGCAAACATCACTGATCCAACCACGGGCGCCGTAACCGCCCTCGACGTCTTCGACTCCGACTGCGAGAACAGTCGTGGCTTCCTGTACAATACAACCACCTCACACCTATGGCACCAGAAGGGCTTCTACCAGCTGTGGATAGAGAAGAACCTGGGACTTGTTGGAAATGGACTGTATGGATTCGATTCGGTGGGTCTGGGGAATGCAGGCAGCGAGGGCCCCTACGTAGCCAACTCCACGGTTGGCACTCTCGTCACGCCAAACTTCTGGCTCGGCCACATCGGCGTGCATCCCAAGCCTACCAATTTCAGTGCCTTTGAAGATCCTGTCCCCAGCTACCTGTCCGACCTCTTTGCGCAGAAGAACATACCTAGTCTGTCGTTCGGTTACACAGCTGGTGCCCAGTATCGTAAGGCGACTCCACGCGCTGACCCCAACACCACTGACTCGTGTGTATGCAGATGATCAGACGATCCTCGGAAGCCTTACACTTGGCGGCTACGATGCCTCTCGCCTTATTCCCAATGATCTCACCTTCATCTTTGCACCTGACAACGAGCGCGACCTCGTCGTTGGCCTTGTTGGTCTTGAGGCCAGCACCTCTACGCAGCCGCACATCGACCTCCTCAAGAAGAACAATGTGGACCTTTATATCGACACCACCATTGCAGAGCTATATTTTCCTGTCGAGATATGCAAAGCTTTCGAAGATGCCTTTGGACTGCAATACAACGCAGCCACCGGTCTATACCTCGTCAGCCACACCCTTCACCAGACTCTTTTGGCCCAAAACCCAAGTATCAAACTTACACTTGGCCAAAAATACAGCACGGATGCTACTGTGCAAATCACATTGCCCTATGCTGCATTTGATCTCGAAGCATCACCACCTTACAGAGGACTAACAAGCAAGACGAAGTACTTTCCCCTTCGGAGAGGCAACGACACGCATGAATGGGTGCTAGGCAGGACTTTTCTACAGGAAGCCTACTTGACTGTTGACTGGGAGCGTCAAAACTTTTCAGTGTCCGCGATTGACTGGACATTTGGCAAAGCACCAGATATCCTCCCCATTGTCTCGCCCGACTATGCGATCCCACATGCCACCGCTGCTAAAAAGAACCCTTTAGCATCAGCAGCGGTCATCGGGATTGCAGTTGGAGCCGGCTTCCTGTTCGCACTAATCGTGTGTGGCATTGGATGGTGTTTCTGGCGAAGGCGGCACAACCGCAAACTAGAGGCGATCAAGGCCAAGTACGAAGCCGAAGTTGCTGCGGCTGCCGCCAGTAAGATGGACCTGCCCAAGCCCGAAGAGCCCCCGATTTCACCGATACGCGAGCGGGAGAGGGACAGTGCAGAAGGGAGGATGGTCTTTCCCAAAGCCGAACTGCCGGGCAGCTCGACTATGCATTATGAATCGAATTGGTGTGCTAGGGATAAGGGGGCCATTACTATCAACGAAGCAGACGGAACTGAACGCCAAATTTACGAGATGCCCGGCGATATGCCGATGCTCCAGGAAGCAGGCGGCCGTGAACTTTCGGAGAAGGAATCTATGGTGGTGCGGGAGAGGAGATACAACGGCGTCGACCCGACGGGTGCGCCTGATGTGTTGCCAACAGCACAGGATGGGTCACGCAGAATTGCACCCATCTCGGCCTCGGAGGTGTCGATGGTGAGCGGTCGGCTTCCCACGGACAACGTATCGCCCGTGACGCCGCGCATGCCTAGAGATGGTGCCTTCTTGGAGGCATCGGACACATTTTTCCAACTACCGCCATATCGCGCACAAGAAGCAAGACTGACGGATGCGGACGACGAGGCACTTTCGCCCATCTCGCCACTGGAAGGGTCCACAGACACGTCCAGAAGGCGGTTTTCTTACGAGTCTTGAGGGTAAAAGGTTGATTATGGGGCGACATGACGACTGGCATTTACATTGTTTGGCGTAACTGGCGGGGGTCTGTTTACCATGGATCAGGCGTTTGGGATGTGATACCTCAGAATCCTGCACGTGCAGGTGGAATACCCCATCTAGACAGTCGCGCGTGAAGTACACACGTCGAGCCACGTTTTCTTAGTGTTTATACCGTATACGCCCTTGGCACATACACGTACATAGCGCAGTAGTCAGATTTTAACTACAATGCATATGATAAGCTTCCTCTGCTGCAAAGGGCAACTGTCAGGGTCGTGCAGGATAATAGGGCGGCGGCAGTAGTGGTAGGGCAGTAGGGCAGAGGCGGCAACGCGGGCGGAGCGGTCTGCGCGATGTGGCTGAGGGGCGACCATGCCTATTGCGGCCACATTGAACCCCTCGTCTTTGCTGCGACTGGACACCAACCCCACCTTGTTCTCGCGGAGCGTGCAAAGGGGCACAGCACGACCGCTTTTCTGCATCTTCAACCCGTCAGTCGCTTTCCCATTGCTTCATACTTCCCGGTGAAGATTCTGCGTCTGTTTTCAGCGTCCCACCGCCCGCCACCAGCTGCCCCGCAGTCGTCACATTGGCCGCGCGCCTAGCTGTGGACATATCTCCCGCCGCCTCCCTCCTGCCTTGTTGTGCCTCGTATCCGACTTTTGCAACATCAAGTGCTTCAAACCACCCCGATCGCTATTGTGTTCTTGACAGCTGCTCTTGCCTGCTCATCATCTCTACCTCATTCCCGCTGCAACCGCCATCATGGGCGATCTCGCCAACCGCAAAGTGTTCAAGGTACTTAGATAGCCTTGCACCCCCCCAAACCGGCTTATGGCGCCCACTGACACGTCCCAGGTGTTCAACCAAGAATTCATCGTCGACGAACGCTATAATGTGACCAAGGAGCTCGGACAGGGTGCCTACGGCATCGTATGGTACGCCTCGGACCATGGTAACATGCATGCCATATGCTGATTGTGCCCTTTAGTGCGGCCACGAACAACCAGACAGGCGAAGGCGTGGCCATCAAGAAGGTCACGAATGTCTTCAGTAAGAAGATTCTTGCGAAGCGTGCCCTGCGCGAAATCAAGCTGCTCCAGCACTTCAGAGGTCGGTCGATTACACCCCGCGACTACTCCTGATACTAATGCATCACAGGACACCGAAACGTAAGGACAACCCTGACCAAGCACTGAAGGCGATCCACCCGCTCCACACGATGCTAAATCCGTCGCACAGATAACATGCCTCTACGACATGGACATTCCTCGTCCAGACAACTTCAATGAATGCTACCTTTACGAGGGTATGGCCCCGTTCATGCCATATCCAATAACACCATGCTGACGATGGTGCAGAACTCATGGAATGTGATCTGGCAGCCATCATCCGATCTGGCCAGCCCTTGACCGATGCCCATTTCCAATCATTCATCTACCAAATTCTATGCGGTCTCAAGTACATTCACTCCGCAAACGTCCTCCACCGAGATCTCAAGCCTGGCAACCTACTCGTCAATGCCGACTGCGAGCTCAAGATTTGCGATTTTGGTCTGGCTAGAGGTTTCTCCATGGATCCCGAAGAGAATGCGGGGTACATGACAGAGTATGTTGCTACTCGATGGTACAGAGCTCCTGAGATCATGTTGAGCTTCCAGAGCTACACAAAAGCTAGTATGTAATTAGCCTATATCCCGAGGATGCAAGCTAACCCGTGATAGTCGATGTATGGTCCGTAGGCTGCATCCTAGCTGAACTGTTGGGAGGCAAGCCCTTCTTCAAGGGTCGCGATTACGTCGATCAATTGAACCAGATCCTACACTACCTGGGAACACCAAATGAGGAGACACTTTCCCGCATCGGCTCGCCCCGTGCACAAGATTACGTGCGCAATCTGCCATACATGCAGAAGATTTCATTCCAATCGCTCTTCAGAAACGCCAACCCTGATGCGCTCGACTTGCTAGATCGCATGCTCGCCTTCGATCCCTCAAGCCGTATCTCAGTCGAGGAAGCCTTGGAGCACCGGTACCTGCAAATCTGGCACGACGCCTCAGACGAGCCATCGTGCCCAACGACTTTTGACTTCCAGTTTGAAGTTGTCGAGGAGATTCCTGAAATGAAGAAGATGATTCTAGATGAAGTCAGTCGGTTCCGCCAAATGGTTCGCGTACAGCCCGGTGCAGGCGCCGGTGCAAACCAGGCGCCACAGGTCCCGATACCCAACAACTACGACCGCGCTGGCTACGAAGACCCAAGGCCACAAGAAGCCTTCAATCAGGGTGGGTGGAACGGTAGCGATCTAGAGCGAGATCTTCAGGGTCTTGATGGTCGCATGCGATGATTGGGTTTCGACGGCATAGTATTGGATACAAGACGTGTTTTCGTTAGCTAGAGTGTATTGCGGAAACAGTTCAGGCAAAATCAGCCCCCGAGTAATTCTTATGGTATACAACTATGTTTATTCTTCCATGTACCTGAGTCGCGTTGCGATACAAAGTCCCGGCAATCTATGAGCGGCAACAGTAATGCTCAGACTGATGTACCATTAGACTATGCTATCTAAGCATCAGGTTAAGCTGTATGGCTCTTCGTTACCTGCACAAAATACTCTCGTGGGCATGGCTCACAATATGAGTAGGGTTGGAAATCTTTATTGAAGTAGTATATGAATGAATATGACGAGTGGGTAGGGTAGTGTAGTAGCTTGAAGTCTGATGTCAAGTCCGTGCGCCGGACCAGGGTCCTCTAGCGCGATAATTATTTCTCCATCTCCAGAACTTTTGACACCAACTCGAACTTTGCGCCATCCATAGCGACAATCGAACGACGCACAATCCACACAATGTCGCCCACCGCAGTCGATTCGAGCAACAAGAGAAAGAGGTCTCACAAGAGCAAAAAGGTCGCAGAAGTAGCTGTGCCGGCGCATAATGGCGTAGAGAAGGCGCGCAAGAAGGCTCGCAAGGAAAGAGAGGCCGAAGCCGTTGTGGAGGAGCCTATTGTTGAAAACGATACTGAAGAGGAAGATAGCGACGAGGAGGCTGAGGAGAAATCTGCAGAGGTAGACGTTGCTGAGGAGAACGAGGACAAGGAcgacgaggatgaggatgtGGAAGCGCAAGACGATGACGGCGACAACGATGATGCGCTAGCTCAACCATCTGGTGCCGCTGGCAGCTCCGACCTCACCTCCGGAACGACCATGCCCATGGCGAACCCGACGGAATTCGCAGAGCTTAACCTCTCTGAGCGGACAAGGCAGGCCATTGACGGCATGGGATTCAAGACTATGACGGAGATCCAACAGAAAGCTATCccgcctcttcttgctgGTAGGGATGTGCTCGGTGCGGCCAAGACTGGCAGCGGAAAAACGCTGGCCTTTCTCATTCCTGCCATAGAAATGCTGTCACAACTGCGCTTCAAACCGCGCAATGGTACAGGTGTCATCGTTGTGTCGCCTACAAGGGAGCTGGCCCTGCAGAGTGAGTCCGGCCTTAGTCTAGCCTAGGTCACAAGGAGTAGTAGCTGATTCCATCTACAGTCTTCGGAGTTGCGCGCGAGCTCATGGAGCACCACTCACAAACATTTGGTATCTGCATCGGAGGAGCCAATCGAAGCGCCGAAGCCGATAAATTGAGAAAGGGAGTGAACCTACTCATTGCCACACCTGGTAGGCTGTTGGATCACTTGCACAACACGCAGGGATTCGTCTTTAAGAACCTGAGATCTCTCGTTATCGACGAAGCAGACCGTATCCTCGAGGTTGGATTCGAAGATGAAATGAGGTCGATCATCAAGATCTTGCCCACCGAGCGTCAAACGATGCTGTTTTCTGCCACACAGACGACAAAGGTTGAGGATCTCGCGAGAATCTCGCTCAAGGCCGGTCCTCTTTACATCAACGTCGACCACCGAGCCGAGCACAGCACTGTGCAAGGATTGGAGCAGGGCTACGTCTTGTGCGACTCGGACACCAGATTCAGACTCCTCTTCAGTTTCCTGAAGAAACACCAAAAGAAGAAGGTCATTGTCTTCTTGTCGTCATGCGCATCTGTGGACTTTTACAGCGAATTGCTCAATTACATCGACCTGCCTGTTTTGGGACTGCATGGCAAGCTCAAGCAACAGGCGCGGACGAACCGCTTCTTTGAGTTTGTGAATGCTCAGAGTGGCACGCTCATTTGCACAGACGTCGCTGCTCGGGGTTTGGATATCCCCGAGGTGGATTGGGTAATTCAGTTTGACCCACCAGACGACCCAAGGGATTATATTCACCGAGTGGGACGAACTGCAAGAGGCGCCAACGGTAAAGGACGAAGTTTGATGTTCCTTCTACCGTCAGAGGTTGGCTTCCTGAAACTGCTGAAGGAATCGCGTGTGCCGCTTGTTGAGTTTGAGCTGCCAGCAAACAAGATTCTGAGTAAGTTTACTAGTACTTGATCATCACATCATATCATCCCTAACCACCAATACAGATATTCAATCTCAACTAGAAGCGCTCATCTCGAAGAACTACTACCTCAACAAGAGCGCCAAAGATGGGTACCGATCATATCTCCAGAGTTATGCTAGCCACAGCCTGCGTTCGGTCTTTGACGTGAACAAGCTTGACCTAGTAAAAGTTGCGAAGAGCTTTGGCTTCTCAACGCCGCCAAGGATCGACATCACTCTAGGAGCGGGGTTGAGTCGCGACAAGAAGGTAGAGGGCCGGAGAGCATATGGAAGCCAACCGCAGCAGGGACGGCGGCCCATGAAGCCAGGCAAGAGGTTTTGAGCCTAGCTGAAGCCCCCATCGGAAGTGCATTGTTAGGAGTTTGGCGTGCAAAATGGCATGTGGGCCGACATATTTCCATGTACATGATATAATCGAACATCAAGTCGTCGTTTCACTTGTGAGTCTTGTTGGTGGTGACAGTGTCACGACACGATGGGTTCAAGGGGAATGTGCACATGTGGGAAAAGAAGCCAGGGCAAGCGTGGTACAGCGGTAGCGAAAAAGTCAGCACGCCACTAAACCGGTGAAGATTAGTGTTTCTTTTGTGCCAACCACTAAGGCTGCAGTAGTGGGAGAATGCCTTTGAGTCGCAAACTGCCAGTTCATCAGGCGGTGCATGGTTGCGGAACAACTTCACACCAAGATAGTCGCATTTGGCACTTCTCCCATATTACTCGATGTCATTTTGCGATGCGCTGGCATGTCTCTTAGCCGAACAGACCAATGACGTCTCTTAGGCGTGGAACGGATGCGTCCCGCGCACGGCGGGCTCGGCACAATCACCCTGGTAACGGAGACGGGTGCTAAGAAACCAGCTAGAGGCCGTCTCATGACGACTTGGATAGGGAGCGTCTGGCGGTGAGTGCAGGCGCGCATTGCAATGTGATTGTGACGGGGAACGAGGCAGAGTAGAGATTAGGGCGTCGGGCATCTGGCGTTTGGGATTCATGGGCATGGGAGGGGAGGGGTAAGAATAGCATTGGGCGGCGCAGTTGCTTTTCCCGGGTGTCGACACTCTAGCATTCGCGGACAGGCACAGAGTTTGGTCGAGAGCATGCGCCTACGGACCAGTAGATGCACGGCGTGCATAGTCAACGGCATCCACGAACTGCGGTCGTCGTCGTGGTGTTGCGCGTTAAAGGTGGCTGGGCATGTGGCATGGCACACACAGGTCATCAAGGAAGCGAGCTGTCACGACAACTGGCCTGGCTGTAGCAGCATTTGGTAGTCGACGGGCGCCGAAAGTAACCAAAGTTATGCACTGTGCTAATGCTGGGATCCAAGTGTTATTGACATCTCCGATCGCTTTGAGCTCCTCAGGCCCCAATCAGCCTCACGGTTAGCGCCAGGCCGCCGACAAGGATCCATTTGCTGTTCCCTAGCCTCGACCCAGCTTTCTCTCCACTACGGCTGGACTGTGTGTGTTTCCACGCCAGCCTCTCCACCAAATCCAGCTCCAGCTCGAGGGAGCTTGTCGAGGCATTGTCACCCGCAGCACATTCGCTGCCTGCGGTCTACTCTTTCTGGCGCCGGTACGTTACTGTGCTGCAC is a window of Pyrenophora tritici-repentis strain M4 chromosome 2, whole genome shotgun sequence DNA encoding:
- a CDS encoding DUF3494 multi-domain protein, whose translation is MVLSNALGTLFFASFATGAVFPRHGSAAPYSNVTFTTTLSVTASATLLGNLPVASYEKPLQSLNSSGAGVPDEYAVTQPTVTSTSGPQDLSILSNPTALATSNGPLDITLSQSGAPSIAPFPIDDTATLTTLASNAACTINIPNATVDYWFPATYSYEVATMTTEILNFTNTKSYTLVPNPTPFDASFALEHDWSCTVTESYYPEYDYTITMCEAYTGKPTAATTSIAYRSSGIVPFPAGNVIPVSDATLYDVYNPETFSSATATITLAPNITQTQTSATPFVYFTAYEVESGNKTETVQLRSVQAYPYWLKGIQDESTATGPLPDGFLEQIPQSACDAGQLQAVVTVIIVVDLYYRNRPLLNPLIIHVESSVLGWDDHPVIVNNWGDELPQSPPAALTDWNLPNTKPTSASIKPNNRPEPVSATQVRGGSGDGHNILNPPEPTRTIVGSIGTNPVVLGPSSVVVVGSQTLQAGGPAINIGGGTSVSLAPSATAIIVDGMTSMLPQAPPPRPPPVLMIGSSTFTANAATQFFVEPGQTLTPGGVATIGGQVVSLDQSASFVVVAGSTQALPVPVATNPPQIVVGGSTISAQARPTGGSNQNNPGVGPTFVISGQTLIPGGSAITVPGTTLSLAPSAGVVVINGVTSTLKGATVPVATPPTVTVGNNVFSPLPSSGNTFVVAGQTLAPGGSAITVSGTTLSLGPSASFLVANGATLTLDSSVTQANAPPAITLGNDVFSALSEPSGPTFVVAGQTLIPGGPAITALGTTLSLAPSASFVVINGATSALANPSSLTTAPLLTIGDATFRPLPGTGTAYVIGSALLTAGGFVVVSGTTISLAAGATALVIDGQTSFISALAQPIVTNAPLLTIGTETFTAMSGGGTAFIIRGQTLTPGGTITVYGDVD
- a CDS encoding Asp domain containing protein; translation: MLPLPGPRAFLTTTCAFLAATLFMPSHADYVQKNITKTPNFKLLPDVASVPAPVSVAPDQSWMGIDGAWNTFSLLVGDPPQSVRVLVSTASQQIWVINRMACIANITDPTTGAVTALDVFDSDCENSRGFLYNTTTSHLWHQKGFYQLWIEKNLGLVGNGLYGFDSVGLGNAGSEGPYVANSTVGTLVTPNFWLGHIGVHPKPTNFSAFEDPVPSYLSDLFAQKNIPSLSFGYTAGAQYHDQTILGSLTLGGYDASRLIPNDLTFIFAPDNERDLVVGLVGLEASTSTQPHIDLLKKNNVDLYIDTTIAELYFPVEICKAFEDAFGLQYNAATGLYLVSHTLHQTLLAQNPSIKLTLGQKYSTDATVQITLPYAAFDLEASPPYRGLTSKTKYFPLRRGNDTHEWVLGRTFLQEAYLTVDWERQNFSVSAIDWTFGKAPDILPIVSPDYAIPHATAAKKNPLASAAVIGIAVGAGFLFALIVCGIGWCFWRRRHNRKLEAIKAKYEAEVAAAAASKMDLPKPEEPPISPIRERERDSAEGRMVFPKAELPGSSTMHYESNWCARDKGAITINEADGTERQIYEMPGDMPMLQEAGGRELSEKESMVVRERRYNGVDPTGAPDVLPTAQDGSRRIAPISASEVSMVSGRLPTDNVSPVTPRMPRDGAFLEASDTFFQLPPYRAQEARLTDADDEALSPISPLEGSTDTSRRRFSYES
- a CDS encoding SPS1, Serine-threonine protein kinase translates to MGDLANRKVFKVFNQEFIVDERYNVTKELGQGAYGIVCAATNNQTGEGVAIKKVTNVFSKKILAKRALREIKLLQHFRGRSITPRDYS
- a CDS encoding SPS1, Serine-threonine protein kinase; its protein translation is MDIPRPDNFNECYLYEELMECDLAAIIRSGQPLTDAHFQSFIYQILCGLKYIHSANVLHRDLKPGNLLVNADCELKICDFGLARGFSMDPEENAGYMTEYVATRWYRAPEIMLSFQSYTKAIDVWSVGCILAELLGGKPFFKGRDYVDQLNQILHYLGTPNEETLSRIGSPRAQDYVRNLPYMQKISFQSLFRNANPDALDLLDRMLAFDPSSRISVEEALEHRYLQIWHDASDEPSCPTTFDFQFEVVEEIPEMKKMILDEVSRFRQMVRVQPGAGAGANQAPQVPIPNNYDRAGYEDPRPQEAFNQGGWNGSDLERDLQGLDGRMR
- a CDS encoding SrmB, Superfamily II DNA and RNA helicase, which encodes MSPTAVDSSNKRKRSHKSKKVAEVAVPAHNGVEKARKKARKEREAEAVVEEPIVENDTEEEDSDEEAEEKSAEAIDGMGFKTMTEIQQKAIPPLLAGRDVLGAAKTGSGKTLAFLIPAIEMLSQLRFKPRNGTGVIVVSPTRELALQIFGVARELMEHHSQTFGICIGGANRSAEADKLRKGVNLLIATPGRLLDHLHNTQGFVFKNLRSLVIDEADRILEVGFEDEMRSIIKILPTERQTMLFSATQTTKVEDLARISLKAGPLYINVDHRAEHSTVQGLEQGYVLCDSDTRFRLLFSFLKKHQKKKVIVFLSSCASVDFYSELLNYIDLPVLGLHGKLKQQARTNRFFEFVNAQSGTLICTDVAARGLDIPEVDWVIQFDPPDDPRDYIHRVGRTARGANGKGRSLMFLLPSEVGFLKLLKESRVPLVEFELPANKILNIQSQLEALISKNYYLNKSAKDGYRSYLQSYASHSLRSVFDVNKLDLVKVAKSFGFSTPPRIDITLGAGLSRDKKVEGRRAYGSQPQQGRRPMKPGKRF